A section of the Candidatus Cloacimonadota bacterium genome encodes:
- a CDS encoding DEAD/DEAH box helicase produces the protein MEKTHNFDDLGLSNEILEIIKQKGFEKPSQIQILTIPLLLKNEKDIIGQAQTGTGKTAAFGLPIIENMENTGFTQVLVLTPTRELAIQVSKEMASFRTDRGIGILPVYGGQSIDGQLRRLKKGVEIVVGTPGRILDHLQRKTLRIDQLSYLVLDEADEMLNMGFIEDIEKIISQTNEDKRMLLFSATMPTRIVKLAQKFMGKFEEVKVPAERLTVDLTDQIYFEVNSSDKFEALCRIIDIEKEFYALIFCRTKLKAQHLGNALSDRGYDAAALHGDISQNQRERILDQFKKKRISILAATDVAARGIDIQDLTHVLNYSIPQDPDSYVHRIGRTGRAGKSGTAITFITPSEYRKLMHIQKTAKAEIRKEKIPKIKQLISMKRKRIIDEISEIIETKSFDDNLPIAYELLGEHKPDELIAAILTHAYRNEFSPEKYAKIKDVKARSDNFSPDTKGTTRLFIALGNKDKMTKRKLADLIKKEAGINFRLIRDIKVYDNFSFANVPFAEAEEIIKVFRKMGRNDKPLVVKAKPEEKKGKSDFGRSRRKRK, from the coding sequence ATGGAAAAAACACATAACTTTGATGATCTGGGACTTTCAAACGAAATTTTGGAAATTATTAAACAAAAGGGGTTTGAAAAACCATCTCAGATACAAATTTTAACAATCCCGTTATTATTAAAAAACGAAAAAGATATCATCGGACAAGCACAAACCGGAACCGGCAAAACCGCAGCTTTCGGATTACCAATTATCGAAAATATGGAAAATACCGGTTTTACGCAAGTATTGGTTTTGACACCTACACGGGAATTGGCAATCCAGGTTTCGAAAGAGATGGCTTCGTTCCGGACAGATCGTGGTATCGGAATTCTACCGGTTTATGGCGGACAATCAATAGATGGACAACTGCGAAGATTGAAAAAGGGTGTCGAGATCGTAGTCGGAACTCCCGGCAGAATATTGGATCATCTCCAACGGAAAACTTTAAGGATAGACCAACTTTCTTACCTTGTACTCGACGAAGCAGATGAAATGCTGAATATGGGATTTATCGAAGATATCGAAAAGATTATCTCTCAAACTAATGAGGACAAGAGAATGCTGCTTTTTTCCGCGACAATGCCGACAAGAATTGTTAAACTCGCCCAGAAATTTATGGGTAAGTTCGAGGAAGTTAAAGTTCCTGCTGAAAGGCTTACCGTAGATTTGACGGATCAAATATACTTTGAAGTAAATTCATCCGACAAATTTGAAGCTTTATGCCGCATCATAGACATCGAAAAAGAATTTTATGCTCTCATCTTCTGCAGAACGAAACTGAAAGCACAACATCTGGGAAATGCTCTTTCTGATAGAGGTTACGACGCAGCAGCACTGCACGGAGATATTTCTCAAAATCAAAGGGAAAGAATTCTGGATCAGTTCAAGAAGAAAAGGATCAGTATTCTCGCTGCCACAGATGTTGCTGCTCGCGGAATTGATATTCAAGACCTTACGCATGTTTTGAACTACTCTATTCCTCAAGATCCGGATTCTTATGTTCATCGCATCGGCAGAACCGGAAGAGCCGGAAAAAGCGGAACTGCCATCACCTTCATCACACCATCGGAGTATCGAAAACTGATGCATATCCAGAAAACGGCAAAAGCAGAAATACGAAAAGAGAAGATTCCAAAAATAAAACAACTAATAAGTATGAAGCGAAAACGCATAATAGATGAGATCAGTGAGATCATCGAAACGAAATCTTTTGACGACAATTTGCCCATTGCCTACGAACTCCTGGGAGAACACAAACCGGACGAGTTAATTGCAGCAATTCTTACCCATGCCTATAGAAACGAATTTTCTCCTGAAAAATATGCGAAAATCAAAGATGTGAAAGCTCGCTCAGATAATTTTTCCCCTGACACAAAAGGAACAACTCGCTTATTTATTGCTTTGGGAAATAAAGACAAGATGACGAAAAGGAAACTGGCAGATCTGATAAAAAAAGAAGCCGGGATCAATTTTCGGCTGATTCGAGATATAAAAGTTTATGATAATTTTTCCTTTGCTAATGTTCCTTTTGCTGAAGCGGAAGAGATCATAAAAGTTTTTAGAAAAATGGGAAGAAATGACAAACCTTTGGTTGTAAAAGCAAAACCAGAAGAGAAAAAGGGAAAGTCTGATTTCGGTAGAAGTAGAAGGAAGAGGAAATGA